A single Stigmatopora argus isolate UIUO_Sarg chromosome 7, RoL_Sarg_1.0, whole genome shotgun sequence DNA region contains:
- the zfp91 gene encoding uncharacterized protein zfp91 — protein MEPTSERNDRAHTGKELDKHKAAEQTPDSGAAVTPRRGLRERGATRTRGGKSALQATVNGAIRGSGRVLRDRSTRAVPAWLKESKSEEDEDQHSVDAGASKRKKVSNSRRRKNGDSSGTVEAGDGVADDDPKAAESVEGPKNPITNLEAASGETSVKEKLEIKNGEAKNEALGGQFREKEDPQFQDDRKDLNKTAASPQGETDEEEVITSDEDVPFRDDLNDQSYDPRVEKLVDPTKPKRRVPLRQKDKKEREKAPKTEEVEEIKLEGSDNTSNAEFDVKREEDLAEEPDGPRKRGRRKKDDKTPRLPKRRKKPPVQYVRCEIEGCGTVLAHPRYLQHHIKYQHLLKKKYVCPHPTCGRLFRLQKQLLRHAKHHTDQRDYICEFCARAFKSSHNLAVHRMIHTGEKPLQCEICGFTCRQKASLNWHMKKHDADASYQFSCSICGKKFEKKDCVVAHKAKSHPEVLIAEALAANAGTLITTPASVLDAPTNPVQGEIAGAGLGGVSQEGHVGGSQVAQVSQMANMTPQVSHSVVLLGQEPALHAMQVPVTIALSPIDPPSPADQQQSQVQVQMPVQFVQQPPQLDLHSPAVVTQQQPQLQPLQPYCSQQQSQGQILQMAFQPVSQSETPIQQISILATSQQYTTLQTIPSTTPLLSPPQPQEASNRKSFTPDNPALAPASTPATSFHTPDGAGSDGGTWEQMNQGAALPDNVGENVQRVAI, from the exons ATGGAACCGACCAGCGAGCGAAATGACCGCGCACATACAGGCAAAGAACTGGACAAGCACAAGGCCGCAGAGCAGACACCGGACTCTGGTGCAGCCGTTACCCCGCGGAGAGGGCTCCGGGAGCGGGGAGCCACACGCACAAGAGGGGGCAAGTCTGCCTTACAAGCCACCGTCAACGGAGCTATTCGAGGCTCGGGGAGGGTATTACGGGACCGCTCGACTAGGGCTGTGCCGGCTTGGCTGAAGGAAAGCAAAAGTGAGGAGGACGAAGACCAACACAGCGTTGACGCAGGGGCCAGCAAGCGGAAGAAAGTTTCCAACTCCCGACGGAGGAAAAACGGGGACTCTTCGGGGACGGTGGAAGCTGGTGATGGCGTCGCAGATGACGACCCGAAAGCTGCTGA GTCTGTGGAGGGACCCAAGAACCCCATAACTAATCTTGAAg CTGCTTCAGGAGAGACGAGTGTTAAAGAAAAATTGGAGAT caaAAATGGAGAAGCGAAGAATGAAGCACTTGGTGGTCAATTTCGTGAAAAGGAGGACCCTCAATTTCAGGATGACAGAAAGGACTTGAACAAAACTGCCGCTTCACCTCAGGG TGAAACGGACGAGGAAGAAGTTATCACCAGTGATGAAGATGTTCCCTTCAGAGATGATTTAAATGATCAGAGCTACGACCCGAGGGTGGAAAAATTAGT GGATCCAACCAAGCCAAAGCGCCGGGTTCCTCTGAGACAGAAGGACAAGAAAGAACGAGAAAAAGCTCCCAAGACAGAGGAAGTTGAAGAGATAAAACTGGAGGGTTCCGATAACACAAGTAATGCTGAATTTGATGTGAAGCGAGAGGAAGACTTAGCGGAGGAACCCGACGGGCCGAGGAA GAGGGGTCGACGGAAAAAAGACGACAAAACGCCACGGCTGCCAAAAAGAAG AAAGAAGCCCCCAGTGCAGTATGTCCGATGTGAAATAGAAGGATGTGGCACCGTCCTTGCTCACCCTCGATACCTGCAG CACCATATCAAATATCAGCACTTGCTCAAAAAGAAATACGTTTGCCCTCATCCTACTTGTGGAAGACTTTTCCGACTTCAGAAACAGCTACTTCGTCATGCCAAACACCATACAG ACCAGAGAGATTACATCTGTGAGTTCTGTGCTCGTGCCTTCAAGAGCTCCCACAATCTGGCTGTGCACCGCATGATCCACACTGGAGAGAAACCCCTCCA GTGTGAGATATGTGGCTTCACCTGTCGCCAGAAGGCATCCCTCAACTGGCACATGAAGAAGCACGATGCAGATGCCAGCTACCAGTTTTCGTGCTCCATTTGCGGCAAGAAGTTTGAGAAGAAGGACTGCGTGGTGGCTCATAAAGCCAAGAGTCACCCAGAGGTGCTCATAGCAGAGGCGCTAGCAGCCAACGCTGGCACTCTGATCACAACCCCCGCGTCGGTGTTGGATGCCCCGACCAACCCCGTGCAAGGAGAGATTGCAGGTGCTGGCCTGGGGGGAGTGAGCCAGGAAGGACATGTCGGCGGCTCACAAGTGGCTCAGGTCTCCCAGATGGCTAACATGACCCCTCAAGTCAGTCACTCGGTGGTTCTATTGGGCCAAGAGCCTGCACTCCACGCCATGCAAGTGCCAGTGACAATTGCCCTTTCCCCCATCGACCCCCCGTCGCCTGCCGACCAGCAACAGAGTCAAGTCCAGGTGCAGATGCCCGTCCAGTTTGTCCAACAGCCCCCTCAACTCGACTTGCATTCCCCAGCAGTGGTGACCCAGCAGCAACCCCAGCTCCAGCCTCTTCAGCCCTACTGCTCCCAGCAACAGAGCCAAGGGCAAATCCTACAAATGGCATTCCAGCCCGTTAGCCAGTCGGAGACTCCCATTCAGCAGATCTCAATCCTCGCCACGTCCCAACAGTATACCACCCTGCAGACGATCCCTTCCACCACCCCGCTCCTATCTCCACCACAGCCCCAGGAGGCATCCAACAGGAAAAGCTTCACCCCGGACAATCCTGCACTGGCTCCTGCATCAACACCAGCTACTTCTTTCCATACACCAGATGGGGCGGGGTCGGATGGCGGCACCTGGGAGCAAATGAACCAAGGGGCCGCCCTTCCTGACAACGTTGGGGAAAACGTGCAGAGGGTTGCCATTTGA